A part of Silurus meridionalis isolate SWU-2019-XX chromosome 18, ASM1480568v1, whole genome shotgun sequence genomic DNA contains:
- the LOC124401721 gene encoding trace amine-associated receptor 13c-like, translating into MNVTELNLSDRCEHFSCPERSVSPAVYILLYMCSAAVVLLTVCGNLLVIISVLHFKQLHTPTNILVLSLAVSDFLVGALVMPSVLIWLIESCWIFEKVFCIGFFLIGSFLTIVSIYNVALIAVDRYLALSNPFFYTNTISVRTVWAVVFSNCCACLVYTVAFYFFSVASSTSVMCPGECYVFLTRFMALIDLIITFIVPCSCIIILYSGVFLIAKKHATAIRELNNHTRPQTQKITSHSMKSERKAAKVLGILVSVFLACLLPYFVYSLLGDVIEQQTEEFKKVLFVLYLNSSINPVIYALFYPWFRRCVKLIITLQIFQTDSALINVLS; encoded by the coding sequence ATGAATGTGACGGAGTTGAATCTCTCGGATCgctgtgagcatttctcctgtccagagagatctgtatctcctgcagtttatatcttactgtacatgtgttcagctgctgtggttcttctaacagtgtgtggaaatctgctcgtcatcatctctgttcttcacttcaagcagcttcacacgCCGACCAACATCCTTGTGCTCTCACTGGCCGTGTCGGATTTCCTCGTCGGTGCTTTAGTGATGCCGTCTGTGTTAATCTGGTTGATTGAGTCATGCTGGAtttttgaaaaagttttttgcattggattttttttgatTGGCAGTTTTCTTACAATTGTATCCATTTATAATGTTGCTCTGATCGCTGTGGATCGTTATTTAGCTTTGTCAAACCCCTTTTTTTACACTAACACCATCTCTGTAAGAACAGTATGGGCTGTGGTTTTTTCGAACTGCTGTGCATGTCTGGTGTATACTGTAGCATTTTACTTTTTCAGTGTAGCCTCTTCTACTTCTGTTATGTGTCCTGGAGAGTGTTATGTGTTTCTGACTAGGTTTATGGCTCTAATTGACTTGATCATAACATTCATTGTTCCATGTTCCTGCATAATCATATTGTATAGTGGAGTTTTTctgatcgctaagaaacacgccactgctatcagagagcttaataatcacacacgacctcaaacacagaaaatcacctcccactccatgaaatctgagagaaaagcagccaaagtcctcggCATTTTAGTGTCCGTGTTTCTGGCATGTTTACTTCCttattttgtttacagtttattaggtGACGTTATTGAGCAACAAACagaagaatttaaaaaagtattgttTGTGCTTTATCTTAATTCCAGCATTAATCCGGTTATTTACGCTCTGTTTTATccgtggtttaggaggtgcgttaaattaattataactctGCAAATATTCCAAACAGACTCTGCATTAATTAATGTGCTTTCATGA
- the LOC124401722 gene encoding trace amine-associated receptor 13c-like — MELNLSDRCEHFSCPERSGSPAVYILLYVCSAAVVLLTMCGNLLVIISVFHFKQLHTPTNMFVLSLAVSDFLIGALVMPPMLIWTIESCWIFGKNFCIVYLMTTGFLMIVSTYTIALIAVDRYVALSTPFFYTNTISLRIMRIVVYLNWSVNLAYSFSLTYFNGVVKTTVMCPGQCFFFLTEVWTVIDLIRSFIFPLSVIIILYSLVFIIAKKHATAIRELNNHTRPQTQKITSHSMKSERKAAKVLGILVAVFLACLLPYYIYSFLGDVIEVQAEIIHKVLIMLCLNSTINPFIYALFYPWFRRCFKLILTLQIFQTDSALINVFS, encoded by the coding sequence ATGGAGTTGAATCTCTCGGATCgctgtgagcatttctcctgtccagagagatctggatctcctgcagtttatatcttactgtacgtgtgttcagctgctgtggttcttctaacgatgtgtggaaatctgctcgtcatcatctctgtttttcacttcaagcagcttcacacaccgACCAACATGTTCGTGCTCTCACTGGCCGTGTCGGATTTCCTCATCGGTGCTTTAGTGATGCCGCCGATGTTAATCTGGACGATCGAGTCCTGCTGGATTTTTGGGAAAAACTTTTGCATTGTCTATTTAATGACTACTGGATTCCTCATGATTGTGTCCACATACACTATCGCTCTCATCGCTGTGGATCGTTATGTGGCTCTTTCAACcccatttttttacacaaacacaatctctCTTAGGATCATGAGAATCGTGGTTTATTTGAACTGGTCTGTAAATTTGGCATATAGTTTTTCACTCACTTATTTTAATGGAGTTGTCAAGACTACTGTAATGTGTCCTGgacagtgttttttctttctgactgAGGTTTGGACTGTAATTGACCTTATAAGAtcatttatatttccactttctgtcataatcatTTTGTACAGTCTGGTTTTTATTatcgctaagaaacacgccactgctatcagagagcttaataatcacacacgacctcaaacacagaaaatcacctcccactccatgaaatctgagagaaaagcagccaaagtcctcggTATTTTAGTGGCCGTGTTTCTGGCGTGTTTACTTCCgtattatatttacagtttcTTAGGTGACGTTATTGAAGTACAGGCAGAAATAATTCACAAAGTTTTGATTATGCTTTGTCTGAATTCTAccattaatccatttatttacgctctgttttatccgtggtttaggaggtgcTTTAAATTAATTCTAACTCTGCAGATATTCCAAACAGACTCTGCATtaatcaatgttttttcttgA